Proteins encoded by one window of Serratia nevei:
- the ppiB gene encoding peptidylprolyl isomerase B yields MVTFHTNHGDIVIKTFADKAPVTVENFLNYCRAGFYDNTIFHRVINGFMIQGGGFEPGMNQKATNATIKNEANNGLKNTIGTLAMARTNDPHSATAQFFINVADNDFLNFRGENVQGWGYCVFAEVVEGMDVVNKIKGVKTGRSGMHQDVPVEDVVINSVTVSE; encoded by the coding sequence ATGGTTACTTTCCACACCAATCACGGCGATATCGTTATCAAGACCTTTGCTGACAAAGCGCCGGTTACCGTTGAAAACTTCCTGAACTACTGCCGCGCCGGTTTCTACGACAACACCATCTTCCACCGTGTGATCAACGGCTTCATGATCCAGGGCGGCGGTTTCGAGCCGGGCATGAACCAGAAAGCGACCAACGCGACCATCAAGAACGAAGCCAACAACGGTCTGAAAAACACCATCGGCACCCTGGCAATGGCGCGCACCAACGATCCGCACTCCGCCACCGCACAGTTCTTCATCAACGTGGCTGACAACGACTTCCTGAACTTCCGCGGCGAAAACGTGCAGGGCTGGGGCTACTGCGTGTTTGCTGAAGTGGTTGAAGGCATGGACGTGGTCAACAAAATCAAAGGCGTGAAAACCGGCCGCAGCGGCATGCACCAGGACGTACCGGTAGAAGACGTCGTGATCAACAGCGTGACCGTCAGCGAGTAA
- the cysS gene encoding cysteine--tRNA ligase, whose amino-acid sequence MLKIFNTLSRQKEEFKPIHAGKVGMYVCGVTIYDLCHIGHGRTFVAFDVVARYLRYLGYSLNYVRNVTDVDDKIIRRAAENHETCDQLTERMLAEMHADFDALLIDRPDQEPRATQHIAEIIEITQRLIDRDHAYVASNGDVMFSIDSDPQYGLLSRQDLDQLQAGARVEIDDVKRNPMDFVLWKMSKPGEPSWQSPWGPGRPGWHIECSAMNCKQLGTHFDIHGGGSDLMFPHHENEIAQSSCAHDGPYVNYWMHSGMVMIDKEKMSKSLDNFFTIRDVLGHYDAETVRYFLMSGHYRSQLNYSEENLKQARTALERLYTALRCTDADAAPAGGEAFEARFREAMDDDFNTPEAYSALFDLAREVNRLKGEDMAAANGMAAELRKLANVLGLLQQEPEQFLQGGAQVDDGEVAEIEALIKQRNEARAAKDWALADAARDRLNEMNIVLEDGPQGTTWRRK is encoded by the coding sequence ATGCTAAAGATTTTTAATACCCTGAGTCGTCAAAAAGAGGAATTCAAACCCATTCATGCCGGGAAAGTGGGCATGTACGTGTGCGGGGTAACCATCTATGACCTGTGTCACATCGGCCACGGTCGTACCTTTGTCGCTTTCGACGTGGTGGCGCGTTACCTGCGCTATCTCGGCTATTCGCTGAACTACGTGCGCAACGTCACCGACGTGGACGACAAAATCATCCGCCGCGCGGCGGAAAATCATGAAACCTGCGACCAGCTGACCGAACGCATGCTGGCGGAAATGCACGCCGACTTCGACGCGCTGCTGATCGACCGCCCGGATCAAGAGCCGCGCGCGACCCAGCACATCGCCGAGATCATCGAGATCACCCAGCGCCTGATCGATCGCGATCACGCCTATGTGGCCAGCAACGGTGACGTGATGTTCTCCATCGACAGCGATCCGCAATACGGGCTGCTGTCGCGTCAGGATCTGGATCAGCTTCAGGCCGGCGCGCGCGTAGAGATCGACGATGTGAAGCGCAACCCGATGGACTTCGTGCTGTGGAAGATGTCCAAGCCGGGCGAGCCAAGCTGGCAGTCGCCGTGGGGGCCGGGCCGTCCGGGCTGGCACATCGAATGCTCCGCCATGAACTGCAAGCAGCTGGGCACCCACTTCGATATCCACGGCGGCGGTTCCGATCTGATGTTCCCGCATCACGAGAACGAGATCGCACAGTCGAGCTGCGCCCACGACGGCCCGTACGTCAATTACTGGATGCACTCCGGCATGGTGATGATCGACAAAGAGAAAATGTCCAAATCGCTGGATAACTTCTTCACCATTCGCGACGTGCTCGGCCATTACGATGCGGAGACGGTGCGTTACTTCCTGATGTCCGGCCACTATCGCAGCCAGCTGAACTACAGCGAAGAGAACCTCAAACAGGCGCGCACCGCGCTGGAGCGCCTCTATACCGCGCTGCGCTGCACCGATGCCGACGCCGCGCCGGCCGGCGGCGAAGCGTTCGAAGCCCGCTTCCGCGAAGCGATGGACGACGACTTCAACACCCCGGAAGCCTACTCGGCGCTGTTCGATCTGGCGCGCGAGGTTAACCGCCTCAAGGGTGAAGACATGGCGGCGGCCAACGGTATGGCGGCGGAACTGCGTAAGCTGGCGAACGTGCTCGGCCTGCTGCAGCAGGAGCCGGAGCAGTTCCTGCAAGGGGGCGCTCAGGTTGACGACGGCGAAGTGGCGGAGATCGAAGCGCTGATCAAACAGCGTAACGAAGCGCGCGCCGCCAAGGACTGGGCGCTGGCGGATGCTGCCCGCGATCGGTTGAACGAGATGAACATCGTGCTGGAAGACGGCCCGCAGGGCACGACCTGGCGCCGCAAGTAA
- the ybcJ gene encoding ribosome-associated protein YbcJ, producing MEIFNLDNHPHVELCDLLKFQGWCESGGAAKEVIAEGQVKVDGKVETRKRCKIVADQVVEFNGGKVTVKP from the coding sequence ATGGAAATTTTCAATCTGGACAATCATCCCCACGTCGAACTGTGCGATCTGCTAAAGTTCCAGGGCTGGTGTGAAAGCGGCGGCGCCGCCAAAGAAGTCATCGCCGAAGGGCAGGTGAAAGTCGACGGCAAGGTCGAAACCCGCAAGCGCTGCAAGATCGTCGCCGATCAGGTGGTGGAATTCAACGGCGGCAAGGTCACGGTTAAACCCTAA